From the Streptomyces sp. KMM 9044 genome, one window contains:
- a CDS encoding transposase family protein yields the protein MVAVSRMPIPVSWVPKGWDTWDQDSKAVLSRTRREGPRVPGSRGEHQQDSPDAVFPPAAGRAAAIPRLLDLDGRGELSAAHVRLVAQALGKSERTVWRWLAAAREDHRLARVESSRFTVTTEVRRLLALWGGNASRVHAELVQRAAENPDAPPVPSLSTLHRAIRRDLTRGERAGLKSGEAARRAHDVFGQRPATHRNAAWEGDHKHVPVEVDVEGELATPWVTWFIDCATKAITGVAVTAHAPSRDAVLASLRIATTRTEPFGPVGGLPGQIRVDRGKEFLCQAVTAAMGALAVPVTDLPAYTPHLKGTIEALNDAVEEMFLASLPATPAARNLTAAISPTPTPRP from the coding sequence ATGGTTGCTGTCAGTCGTATGCCGATTCCGGTCAGTTGGGTGCCGAAGGGCTGGGATACCTGGGACCAGGACAGCAAGGCCGTGCTGTCCCGTACTCGGCGAGAGGGGCCGCGTGTGCCGGGAAGCCGTGGCGAGCATCAGCAAGACAGCCCGGATGCCGTGTTCCCGCCGGCGGCGGGCCGGGCGGCGGCGATTCCCCGGCTGCTGGACCTCGACGGGCGCGGTGAGCTGAGCGCCGCGCATGTGCGTCTGGTGGCGCAGGCGTTGGGGAAGTCGGAGCGGACGGTGTGGCGGTGGCTGGCCGCTGCCCGGGAGGACCACCGCCTCGCCCGGGTGGAGTCGTCCCGTTTCACGGTCACCACGGAGGTCCGGCGGTTGTTGGCGCTGTGGGGCGGTAACGCCTCCCGGGTCCACGCCGAGCTGGTGCAGCGGGCGGCCGAGAATCCAGACGCGCCCCCGGTACCTTCGCTTTCCACGTTGCACCGGGCGATCCGCCGCGACCTGACCCGCGGGGAACGGGCCGGCCTCAAGAGCGGGGAAGCGGCGCGGCGCGCGCATGACGTCTTCGGGCAGCGGCCGGCGACGCACCGCAACGCGGCGTGGGAGGGCGACCACAAGCACGTGCCCGTCGAGGTCGACGTGGAGGGCGAGCTGGCCACACCGTGGGTGACCTGGTTCATCGACTGCGCCACCAAAGCGATCACCGGGGTGGCGGTCACCGCGCACGCGCCGAGCCGGGACGCGGTGCTGGCGTCCTTGCGTATCGCGACCACCCGCACCGAGCCATTCGGGCCAGTGGGCGGGCTGCCCGGTCAGATCCGGGTCGACCGCGGCAAGGAGTTCCTGTGCCAGGCAGTCACTGCGGCGATGGGCGCGCTCGCCGTCCCCGTGACCGACCTGCCCGCCTACACGCCGCACTTGAAGGGCACGATCGAGGCGCTGAACGACGCGGTGGAGGAGATGTTCCTCGCCTCACTCCCCGCTACACCGGCCGCCAGAAACTTAACGGCGGCCATCTCGCCGACCCCGACGCCCCGCCCCTGA
- a CDS encoding IS1182 family transposase: MARAAFPAGSLPIRLRDRMEAVFADEPYTDAFGVRGAPGLSPAVLSLVTVLQFTEDLTDRQATAMAVRAIDWKYAIGAELTDPGFDFSVLAKFRARLIEHGMERLVFDRLLECCRTEGLVAAGGKQRSDSTHVISAVRDLNRLELAGESVRAALEVLAAAAPEWLAGAVDVTELAHRYGPRVDGWKLPASKTKRDRLAVVFGQDALMLCRAVRAPGAPPWLAELPAVELLRQVLVQTYYIETGARGREVIRKREAEVDGVPPGHIRLASPYDADARWAAKGEELFWLGYKIHLTETCHTPAEAEAEAEAGSGNGKRVAAPPNLITDVHTTKATVPDVKATAGIQQRLNERGLRPGEHYLDSGYPSVDLVAAAGKDGTAMVTPLLADHSPQSKAAAGFDKSAFRVDWKARQVTCPAGRTSAGWYPVTQHGRPAIVAQFASTDCRACPSRTQCTSSRRVSRMLTLRPKELHEIQATARAVQKTQTWRDKYKLRAGVEGTINQALDMTGIRRARYRGLAKVRLQHVFSATALNVIRLDAYWSTTPLGRPRTSRLERLAYMLTA, from the coding sequence GTGGCCCGGGCCGCTTTCCCGGCCGGGAGCCTGCCGATACGCCTGCGAGACCGGATGGAAGCGGTCTTCGCCGATGAGCCGTACACCGACGCGTTCGGGGTGCGCGGTGCCCCGGGGCTGTCCCCGGCGGTGCTCTCGCTGGTCACTGTCCTGCAGTTCACCGAGGACCTGACCGACCGGCAGGCCACCGCGATGGCGGTACGCGCGATCGACTGGAAGTACGCGATCGGCGCCGAGCTGACCGATCCCGGCTTCGACTTCAGCGTGCTGGCCAAGTTCCGCGCACGCCTGATCGAGCACGGCATGGAACGCCTGGTCTTCGACCGGCTCCTGGAGTGCTGCCGCACCGAGGGACTCGTTGCGGCCGGCGGCAAGCAGCGCAGCGACTCCACCCATGTCATCAGCGCGGTGAGGGACTTGAACCGGCTGGAGTTGGCGGGCGAGAGCGTGCGCGCCGCGCTGGAGGTGCTGGCCGCAGCCGCGCCCGAGTGGCTGGCAGGCGCGGTGGATGTCACCGAACTGGCGCACCGCTACGGTCCGCGCGTGGACGGGTGGAAGCTGCCGGCCTCGAAGACCAAGCGGGACCGGCTCGCGGTGGTGTTCGGGCAGGACGCGCTGATGCTGTGCCGGGCGGTGCGCGCGCCCGGCGCCCCGCCGTGGCTGGCGGAGCTTCCCGCGGTTGAGCTTTTGCGGCAGGTGCTGGTGCAGACCTACTACATCGAGACCGGCGCGCGGGGACGGGAGGTGATCAGGAAGCGGGAGGCCGAGGTGGACGGCGTCCCGCCCGGTCATATCCGCCTGGCCTCTCCCTACGATGCGGATGCGCGGTGGGCGGCCAAGGGCGAGGAGCTGTTCTGGCTGGGCTACAAGATTCATTTGACCGAGACCTGCCATACTCCCGCCGAAGCCGAAGCCGAAGCCGAAGCCGGGAGCGGGAACGGGAAGCGCGTCGCGGCGCCGCCGAACCTGATCACCGATGTGCACACCACGAAGGCGACGGTGCCGGACGTGAAGGCCACCGCCGGCATCCAGCAGCGCCTGAATGAGCGCGGTCTGCGCCCGGGCGAGCACTATCTGGACTCCGGCTATCCGAGCGTGGACCTGGTGGCCGCCGCCGGCAAGGACGGGACCGCGATGGTCACCCCGCTGCTGGCCGACCACTCGCCGCAGTCCAAGGCCGCTGCGGGGTTCGACAAGAGTGCTTTCCGCGTCGACTGGAAGGCCCGTCAGGTCACCTGCCCGGCCGGTCGCACCAGCGCCGGGTGGTATCCGGTCACCCAGCACGGCAGGCCCGCCATCGTCGCCCAGTTCGCCTCCACCGACTGCCGGGCCTGCCCGTCAAGGACGCAGTGCACTTCCTCCCGGCGGGTCAGTCGGATGCTCACCCTGCGGCCGAAAGAGCTGCACGAGATCCAGGCCACCGCCCGCGCCGTGCAGAAGACCCAGACCTGGCGGGACAAGTACAAGCTGCGCGCGGGGGTCGAGGGCACGATCAACCAGGCCCTGGACATGACCGGAATCCGCCGGGCCCGCTACCGAGGACTGGCCAAGGTCCGCCTCCAGCACGTCTTCTCCGCCACCGCCTTGAACGTCATCCGCCTCGACGCCTACTGGAGCACCACCCCGCTCGGCAGACCCCGGACCAGCAGACTCGAACGCCTTGCCTACATGCTCACAGCCTGA
- a CDS encoding NucA/NucB deoxyribonuclease domain-containing protein: MLAVASIFSLFPVQAMADSPLQNSAPTLHSLDTGPDVGPQEEKRPSESLEVKPVEESCTPTPPDSPERHAGVAETCTAVLSSTSQSPRSAKKTRTSAVEAVGSVCTITDPGYWHFERLGYCLREMTVDFTLRGEQQQVLGTAILYVSSSATLNPRSGVWSEEIMIEATQYTQQVKSLNIAAAMSCTSTCKATDEHPWDGNWTLTDGQTAFGSVAYSDVPSVGVADSSTVKYNLYITQPGTIPTLPNVNWSNPRAVRCDSALTGGGNTSTGCVLPSITPRLELPVSQYGAAAVTYGWAQWNLPNKWGLYSGSPMTRALDGDARRKFTCEEKSSVPFVAKPDDVVLKDSCDEFPFASTEQGGTDGGKCAEIAPLFEGDGQWRVYEADPSRPVTGTEPCARGHVNLDQNKLAGTAYSNLIQNMRLIEKDPFYLTVPDYFDAVE; the protein is encoded by the coding sequence GTGCTGGCGGTGGCATCAATATTTTCGCTCTTCCCCGTGCAGGCAATGGCCGACAGTCCACTACAGAACAGCGCACCGACACTCCATTCCCTGGATACGGGTCCGGATGTGGGACCACAAGAAGAAAAGAGGCCGTCGGAGTCTCTTGAGGTGAAACCAGTCGAGGAGTCCTGTACTCCGACGCCTCCGGATTCTCCTGAACGGCACGCGGGAGTCGCGGAGACGTGTACGGCCGTTCTGTCTTCCACATCACAGTCTCCCCGCTCGGCCAAGAAGACCCGCACCTCCGCCGTAGAGGCAGTCGGAAGTGTTTGCACCATCACGGATCCGGGATACTGGCATTTCGAAAGGCTGGGCTACTGCCTACGCGAGATGACGGTTGATTTTACTCTTCGCGGTGAGCAACAGCAGGTGCTGGGGACAGCCATCCTCTACGTCAGCTCAAGCGCGACTCTCAACCCTCGTTCAGGTGTGTGGAGCGAAGAGATAATGATTGAGGCCACTCAGTACACACAACAAGTGAAGAGCCTCAACATTGCGGCCGCCATGTCTTGCACCTCGACCTGCAAAGCAACGGATGAGCATCCATGGGATGGTAATTGGACCCTCACCGACGGGCAGACGGCTTTCGGTTCGGTCGCTTATTCCGACGTCCCTTCCGTCGGAGTGGCCGACTCTTCGACCGTCAAGTACAACCTCTACATAACGCAGCCGGGAACGATACCGACGCTTCCCAATGTCAACTGGTCGAATCCCCGTGCGGTCCGCTGCGACTCCGCCCTGACCGGAGGCGGCAACACCAGCACCGGCTGCGTACTGCCCAGCATCACGCCCCGGCTGGAACTGCCGGTCAGCCAGTACGGCGCCGCAGCCGTTACGTACGGATGGGCGCAGTGGAATCTCCCGAACAAGTGGGGTCTCTACAGCGGATCCCCGATGACTCGGGCCCTGGACGGCGATGCCAGGAGAAAGTTCACTTGCGAGGAGAAGAGCTCAGTCCCTTTCGTCGCGAAACCTGACGACGTTGTCCTGAAGGACTCGTGTGATGAATTCCCCTTCGCCTCGACCGAGCAAGGGGGGACCGACGGTGGCAAGTGCGCCGAGATCGCACCTCTCTTCGAGGGCGACGGACAATGGAGGGTTTATGAGGCCGACCCTTCCAGACCGGTCACCGGAACAGAGCCCTGTGCACGCGGTCACGTCAATCTTGATCAGAACAAGCTGGCCGGCACCGCGTACAGCAATCTCATACAGAACATGCGTCTGATCGAGAAGGATCCTTTCTACCTCACCGTGCCGGACTACTTCGACGCAGTGGAGTAG
- a CDS encoding DUF6461 domain-containing protein — protein sequence MPNPWQWEKAEQFCLSLSLDRTPEEIIDIYGADVEKARRLPLNAAPSSPAQGVALRAGSLGRWAFCMEFDNPIGCTERIMRDLSERTESITLLRTAKALKTFHYAANGKVHEWFEPGYPPSVRGRSRYNFARKVHALTSAGADTITACSQVISLHIGQELTTETLEGPLLSAVVAEIDRAGLDHPDPPLRYPSSPLRSSGHLGRRL from the coding sequence ATGCCCAATCCCTGGCAATGGGAGAAAGCGGAGCAATTCTGCTTGAGCCTTTCCCTTGACAGAACCCCGGAAGAAATAATCGACATCTACGGAGCTGACGTTGAAAAGGCCCGCCGGCTACCTCTGAATGCAGCTCCCAGCTCACCCGCCCAGGGCGTTGCACTGCGGGCGGGATCACTGGGAAGATGGGCTTTCTGTATGGAGTTCGACAACCCGATCGGCTGCACGGAAAGAATCATGCGCGACCTGTCAGAGCGTACCGAATCTATCACCCTTCTCCGGACAGCGAAAGCACTGAAGACGTTCCACTATGCCGCGAACGGGAAAGTTCACGAATGGTTCGAGCCAGGATATCCACCCAGCGTTCGAGGCCGGAGTCGGTACAACTTCGCACGCAAAGTCCATGCTCTCACCTCGGCAGGTGCGGATACGATCACGGCGTGCTCGCAGGTCATCTCTCTGCACATCGGACAGGAACTCACCACGGAAACCCTTGAAGGCCCCCTGCTGTCCGCGGTTGTCGCCGAGATCGACCGAGCCGGCCTGGATCACCCGGATCCTCCTCTGCGGTATCCGTCATCTCCCCTGAGGAGTTCCGGTCACCTGGGGCGACGGCTGTAG
- a CDS encoding sugar phosphate isomerase/epimerase family protein: MTPYSDPSRTEATPTPATDAPDEALRRSLGVRRRRFLSTCTAVAAGAVAAPVFGAAPALAQDRGRDHGHGHGHDRGGQVLVPPHKRGIILYTVRDATGRDPLSTDLPSGFREVFRQLARHGYRQVEFAGYNQHANAPGGAGLESVAGARLLRSWLDDYGLRAQGNHGFVPSSWPLTTADLDTFKKHLEIANILGLDHMGTGGDPTGSSHRADWDVAADKWNALGAVARREGIKLYTHNHDGAYGFLLDGGPLDDQGRPTRSSGIRKLEYFLEVTDPKAVWLEMDIFWAHVAQYKFHTYTAHDGSTRKKVFDPAGLVARNNKRYPLFHAKDGVVSTTNGMGYEMVPFGTGVIDYTTFFSRVGRRNYHNPMVEDDTAPSATDPAQSLREAKISYDNLAALRKRHC, translated from the coding sequence GTGACCCCGTACTCCGACCCCTCCCGCACCGAGGCCACCCCCACCCCGGCCACCGACGCCCCGGACGAGGCACTGCGCCGCTCCCTGGGCGTGCGCCGGCGCCGTTTCCTCAGCACCTGCACCGCCGTGGCCGCCGGAGCCGTCGCGGCCCCCGTCTTCGGCGCCGCCCCCGCCCTGGCCCAGGACCGCGGCAGAGACCATGGACACGGGCACGGCCATGACCGCGGCGGGCAGGTACTCGTCCCGCCGCACAAGCGCGGCATCATCCTCTACACCGTCCGCGACGCCACCGGCCGCGACCCCCTGTCCACCGACCTGCCCTCGGGCTTCCGCGAGGTGTTCAGGCAACTGGCCCGCCACGGCTACCGCCAGGTGGAGTTCGCCGGCTACAACCAGCACGCGAACGCGCCCGGCGGCGCCGGTCTGGAATCCGTCGCGGGCGCCAGGCTGCTGCGCTCCTGGCTCGACGACTACGGCCTGCGCGCCCAGGGCAACCACGGCTTCGTCCCGTCCTCCTGGCCGTTGACCACAGCCGACCTGGACACCTTCAAGAAGCACCTCGAGATCGCCAACATCCTCGGCCTGGACCACATGGGCACCGGCGGCGACCCCACCGGCAGCTCCCACCGCGCCGACTGGGACGTGGCCGCCGACAAGTGGAACGCCCTCGGCGCGGTCGCCCGCCGCGAGGGCATCAAGCTCTACACCCACAACCACGACGGCGCCTACGGCTTCCTGCTCGACGGCGGCCCCCTGGACGACCAGGGCCGGCCGACCCGCAGCTCGGGCATCCGGAAGCTGGAGTACTTCCTCGAGGTCACCGACCCCAAGGCCGTCTGGCTGGAGATGGACATCTTCTGGGCGCATGTCGCCCAGTACAAGTTCCACACGTACACCGCCCACGACGGCTCCACGCGGAAGAAGGTCTTCGACCCGGCCGGCCTGGTCGCCCGCAACAACAAGCGCTACCCGCTGTTCCACGCCAAGGACGGCGTCGTCAGCACGACCAACGGCATGGGCTACGAGATGGTGCCCTTCGGGACCGGCGTCATCGACTACACCACGTTCTTCTCCCGGGTCGGGCGGCGCAATTACCACAACCCGATGGTCGAGGACGACACCGCCCCGAGCGCCACCGACCCCGCGCAGTCCCTGCGCGAGGCCAAGATCAGCTACGACAACCTGGCGGCCCTGCGCAAGCGGCACTGCTGA
- a CDS encoding nucleotide pyrophosphatase/phosphodiesterase family protein produces the protein MTTDRAADADHADPTAEPVPASVSASVSGSAAGSASGSASASVSGSASASVSASVSGSASASVSASVSGSASASAAGSAAGSVSGSASASVSGSAAGSASAPAPVSVPAPVQEPAAAGPTPLLVLDVVGLTPRLLDHMPHLKRLGRTGSRAPLSTVLPAVTCAAQSTFLTGSLPSEHGIVGNGWYFRELGDVLLWRQHNGLVSGDKLWDAARRAHPGYTVANICWWYAMGADTDITVTPRPVYYADGRKEPDCYTRPPALRDELTDTLGTFPLFHFWGPGADLVSSQWIIDATRHVNRTRHPDLTLCYLPHLDYDLQRFGPDDPRSLKAAADLDAALAPLLDDARAEGRTVVALSEYGITRVNRTVDINRALRRAGLLEVHTQDGMEYLDPMASRAFAVADHQIAHVYVRRPEDLDATRAALEGLPGIDQLLDDEGKKAHHLDHPRAGELVAVAEPDAWFTYYYWLDDDRAPDFAQLVEIHRKPGYDPVELFMDPLDPYVKVKAATALARKKLGMRYRMAVVPLDPSPVRGSHGRLPASDDDGPLLVCSTPRALGDRVAATDVKQLLLHLAGLG, from the coding sequence ATGACCACAGACCGTGCGGCCGACGCCGACCACGCCGACCCCACCGCCGAACCCGTCCCGGCGTCCGTCTCGGCGTCCGTCTCGGGTTCCGCCGCGGGTTCGGCCTCGGGTTCGGCCTCGGCGTCCGTCTCGGGTTCGGCCTCGGCGTCCGTCTCGGCGTCCGTCTCGGGTTCGGCCTCGGCGTCCGTCTCGGCGTCCGTCTCGGGTTCGGCCTCGGCGTCCGCCGCGGGTTCCGCCGCGGGTTCCGTCTCGGGTTCGGCCTCGGCGTCCGTCTCGGGTTCCGCCGCGGGTTCCGCCTCGGCACCCGCCCCGGTGTCCGTACCGGCACCCGTCCAGGAACCCGCGGCCGCCGGCCCCACCCCCCTCCTCGTCCTCGACGTCGTGGGCCTCACCCCCCGCCTCCTCGACCACATGCCCCACCTCAAGAGGCTCGGCCGGACCGGCTCCCGTGCCCCGCTCTCCACCGTGCTGCCCGCCGTCACCTGCGCCGCCCAGTCCACCTTCCTCACCGGCAGCCTCCCCTCCGAACACGGCATCGTCGGCAACGGCTGGTACTTCCGCGAACTCGGCGACGTCCTGCTGTGGCGCCAGCACAACGGCCTCGTCTCCGGGGACAAGCTCTGGGACGCCGCCCGCCGCGCACACCCCGGCTACACCGTCGCCAACATCTGCTGGTGGTACGCCATGGGCGCGGACACCGACATCACCGTCACCCCCCGCCCGGTCTACTACGCCGACGGCCGCAAGGAACCCGACTGCTACACCCGGCCCCCGGCCCTGCGCGACGAACTCACCGACACGCTGGGCACCTTCCCGCTCTTCCACTTCTGGGGCCCCGGCGCGGACCTCGTCTCCAGCCAGTGGATCATCGACGCGACCCGCCACGTCAACCGCACCCGTCACCCCGACCTGACGCTCTGCTACCTCCCCCACCTCGACTACGACCTGCAGCGCTTCGGCCCCGACGATCCGCGCTCCCTGAAGGCGGCCGCCGACCTGGACGCCGCCCTGGCCCCGCTGCTCGACGACGCCCGCGCCGAGGGCCGTACCGTCGTCGCCCTGTCCGAGTACGGCATCACCCGCGTGAACCGGACCGTGGACATCAACCGCGCCCTGCGCCGCGCGGGCCTGCTGGAGGTCCACACGCAGGACGGCATGGAGTACCTCGACCCGATGGCCTCGCGCGCCTTCGCCGTCGCCGACCACCAGATCGCCCACGTCTACGTGCGCCGCCCCGAGGACCTCGACGCCACCCGGGCAGCCCTCGAAGGACTGCCCGGCATCGACCAGCTCCTCGACGACGAGGGCAAGAAGGCCCACCACCTCGACCACCCGCGCGCCGGCGAACTGGTCGCCGTAGCCGAACCCGACGCCTGGTTCACGTACTACTACTGGCTCGACGACGACCGCGCGCCCGACTTCGCACAGCTCGTCGAGATCCACCGCAAACCCGGCTACGACCCGGTCGAGCTCTTCATGGACCCCCTCGACCCGTACGTCAAGGTGAAGGCGGCCACCGCACTGGCGCGCAAGAAACTCGGCATGCGCTACCGGATGGCGGTCGTGCCCCTCGACCCGTCACCTGTCCGGGGCAGCCACGGCCGCCTCCCCGCGAGCGACGACGACGGTCCGCTCCTCGTCTGCTCCACCCCCCGCGCCCTCGGAGACCGCGTCGCGGCCACCGATGTCAAGCAACTCCTGCTCCACCTCGCCGGACTCGGCTGA
- the eboE gene encoding metabolite traffic protein EboE, which yields MRFRHPDGSTVHLAYCTNVHPAETLDGVLAQLRDHCEPVRRRLGRDRLGIGLWLAKDAARALVTDPSALRGLRCELDRRGLEVVTLNGFPYEGFGAVEVKYRVYTPDWADPERLEYTTALARLLAGLLPDDVPDGSISTLPLAWRTVHDARHAEASRTALRTLAERLDALQELTGRSLRIALEPEPGCVVETTHDAIEPLTAIGHDRIGVCVDTCHLATSFEDPDTALDDLTRAGVPVVKSQLSAALHAEQPHLPEVREALRAFAEPRFLHQTRTSTAAGLRGTDDLDEALAGDTLPEGAPWRAHFHVPLHAAPTAPLTSTLPVLKTALTRLVGGPQPLTRHLEVETYTWQALPPELRPRGRAQLADGIAAELTLARDLLTDLGLKELP from the coding sequence ATGCGCTTCCGTCACCCCGACGGGTCCACCGTCCACCTCGCCTACTGCACCAACGTCCACCCCGCCGAGACCCTCGACGGTGTCCTCGCCCAGCTGAGGGACCACTGCGAACCCGTCCGCCGCCGGCTCGGCCGTGACCGGCTCGGCATCGGCCTGTGGCTCGCCAAGGACGCCGCGCGCGCCCTTGTCACCGACCCGTCCGCCCTGCGCGGCCTGCGCTGCGAACTCGACCGGCGCGGCCTCGAGGTCGTCACCCTCAACGGCTTCCCCTACGAGGGATTCGGCGCCGTGGAGGTCAAGTACCGTGTCTACACACCGGACTGGGCCGACCCCGAGCGTCTGGAGTACACCACCGCCCTGGCCCGTCTCCTCGCCGGACTGCTCCCCGACGACGTCCCCGACGGCAGCATCTCCACCCTGCCGCTGGCCTGGCGCACCGTCCACGACGCGCGGCACGCCGAAGCCTCCCGCACTGCCCTGCGCACCCTCGCCGAACGCCTCGACGCACTCCAGGAACTGACCGGACGCTCCCTCCGCATCGCCCTGGAACCGGAACCCGGCTGCGTCGTCGAAACCACCCACGACGCCATCGAACCGCTGACCGCGATCGGCCACGACCGCATCGGCGTCTGCGTCGACACCTGCCACCTCGCCACCTCCTTCGAAGATCCGGACACCGCCCTGGACGACCTCACCCGGGCCGGCGTTCCCGTGGTCAAGTCCCAGCTCTCCGCCGCCCTGCACGCCGAGCAGCCCCACCTGCCCGAGGTCCGCGAGGCCCTGCGCGCCTTCGCCGAGCCCCGCTTCCTGCACCAGACCCGCACGTCCACCGCCGCCGGACTGCGCGGCACCGACGACCTCGACGAGGCACTGGCCGGCGACACCCTCCCCGAGGGAGCGCCTTGGCGCGCCCACTTCCACGTCCCCCTGCACGCGGCTCCCACCGCGCCCCTCACCTCCACGCTGCCCGTACTGAAGACCGCCCTGACCCGGCTCGTCGGCGGCCCGCAGCCGCTCACCCGCCACCTGGAGGTCGAGACCTACACCTGGCAGGCCCTCCCACCCGAGCTGCGGCCCAGGGGCCGCGCCCAGCTCGCCGACGGCATCGCCGCCGAACTCACCCTCGCCCGCGACCTGCTGACGGACCTGGGCCTGAAGGAACTCCCATGA
- a CDS encoding TatD family hydrolase produces the protein MRLFDPHIHMTSRTTDDYEAMYGAGVRAVVEPAFWLGQPRTSPASFTDYFDSLLGWEPFRAAQYGIAHHCTIALNPKEANDPRCTPVLDLLPRYLVKDNVVAVGEIGYDSMTPAEDTALAAQLQLAADHGLPALVHTPHRDKLAGLRRTLDVVRESALPVDRVLVDHLNETTVKEAKDSGCWLGFSVYPDTKMDEERMVAILRAHGPERILVNSAADWGKSDPLKTRKVADLMLAEGFPEDDVDRVLWRNPVAFYGLGGRLTLDVTAPEATHEGNSIQRGVPRDESPRTADVAAAEA, from the coding sequence ATGCGCCTCTTCGACCCCCACATCCACATGACGTCGCGGACCACCGACGACTACGAGGCCATGTACGGGGCGGGCGTCCGCGCGGTCGTCGAACCCGCCTTCTGGCTCGGCCAGCCCCGCACCTCGCCGGCCTCCTTCACCGACTACTTCGACTCCCTCCTCGGCTGGGAACCCTTCCGCGCCGCCCAGTACGGCATCGCCCACCACTGCACCATCGCCCTCAACCCCAAGGAAGCCAACGACCCGCGCTGCACACCCGTCCTCGACCTGCTGCCCCGGTATCTCGTCAAGGACAACGTCGTGGCCGTCGGGGAGATCGGCTACGACTCCATGACACCCGCCGAGGACACCGCACTCGCCGCCCAGCTCCAGCTCGCCGCCGACCACGGCCTGCCCGCCCTGGTGCACACCCCGCACCGCGACAAGCTCGCCGGACTGCGCCGCACCCTCGACGTCGTCCGGGAGTCCGCGCTGCCCGTGGACCGCGTCCTGGTCGACCATCTCAACGAGACCACCGTCAAGGAGGCCAAGGACAGCGGCTGCTGGCTCGGCTTCTCCGTCTATCCCGACACCAAGATGGACGAGGAACGGATGGTCGCGATCCTGCGCGCCCACGGCCCCGAGCGAATCCTGGTGAACTCCGCCGCCGACTGGGGAAAGAGCGACCCGCTCAAGACCCGCAAGGTCGCCGACCTGATGCTCGCCGAGGGCTTCCCCGAGGACGACGTCGACCGCGTCCTGTGGCGCAACCCCGTCGCCTTCTACGGACTCGGCGGCCGGCTCACCCTCGACGTCACCGCCCCCGAGGCCACCCACGAGGGCAACTCCATCCAGCGCGGCGTACCGAGGGACGAGTCCCCGCGGACGGCCGACGTCGCCGCCGCGGAGGCGTGA
- a CDS encoding EboA domain-containing protein encodes MHRLLSARLYGAARAWLDQALDEAAAHPGIHDPVSVWELRLAEAARRCGAAHADAARVLILHTAHADAEALTRVYHQGTADERRAVLHALPHLVSGPEARPLVEDALRTNDTRLVAAAVGPYCARHLDAHAWRHAVLKCLFTGVALDRVADLARRARGDGELARMLGDYADERTAAGRPVPEDLHRVRTLALAGPAPTGPAPSTASHTTDDPHGKES; translated from the coding sequence CTGCACCGTCTCCTCTCCGCCCGTCTCTACGGAGCCGCCCGCGCCTGGCTGGACCAGGCCCTCGACGAGGCCGCCGCCCACCCCGGCATCCATGACCCCGTCTCCGTGTGGGAACTGCGCCTGGCCGAGGCCGCCCGCCGCTGCGGGGCCGCCCACGCCGACGCCGCCCGCGTCCTGATCCTGCACACGGCCCACGCCGACGCCGAGGCGCTGACCCGGGTCTACCACCAGGGCACCGCCGACGAACGCCGGGCGGTCCTGCACGCCCTGCCCCACCTCGTGTCCGGTCCCGAGGCCCGCCCGCTCGTCGAGGACGCCCTGCGCACCAACGACACCCGGCTCGTCGCCGCCGCCGTCGGCCCCTACTGCGCCCGCCACCTCGACGCCCACGCCTGGCGGCACGCCGTCCTGAAGTGCCTGTTCACCGGTGTCGCCCTGGACCGGGTGGCGGACCTGGCCCGGCGGGCCCGCGGCGACGGCGAACTCGCCCGCATGCTCGGCGACTACGCCGACGAGCGCACCGCCGCCGGCCGCCCCGTCCCGGAGGACCTCCACCGCGTACGGACCCTGGCCCTGGCCGGACCCGCCCCCACCGGTCCTGCCCCCTCCACCGCGAGTCACACCACGGACGACCCCCACGGCAAGGAGTCCTGA